In one window of Salvelinus namaycush isolate Seneca unplaced genomic scaffold, SaNama_1.0 Scaffold226, whole genome shotgun sequence DNA:
- the stoml1 gene encoding stomatin-like protein 1 encodes MYNKPSGYQSLPQRDSIPAKPGLFVATESFVQSPFHHHKGQGHSFDYIPNVRDNDYSDSTQGWLSWICNVIVCFMVYICTFITFPISGWFVLKVVPNYQRIVVFRLGRVRPPKGPGVVLVLPLIDQWQRVDLRTRAFNIPPCQVTTRDGGVVSVGADIQFRIWSPVMSVVSVQDLNASTRLTAHNAMTTSLGRKSVREIQTERIKLGEYLGMDINEMTKPWGLEVDRVELTVGAVLKPPEDYPSGPGSVILPPSIPGLEGLAGPIQQLAMHFLGNMAGGNTGAPLVRTEDSISFTDEVSSAPLAISRTGAGDEAVTRPMSVLKLMEGLLLSESLVSQVGACFLFLLQSPDGQQTSYYLDLSQGSGSAGPGPPPEGQVPDVTLSMTDQDLQAMFEGTLRPFAAYTTGRLKVQGDLKTAMKLEEVIKLLRP; translated from the exons ATGTATAATAAACCGTCTGGATATCAGTCTCTACCGCAACGAGACTCGATCCCGGCCAAACCGGGGTTGTTCGTGGCGACAGAAAGCTTTGTCCAATCTCCATTCCACCATCACAAAGGACAAGGACATTCGTTTGACTACATCCCCAATGTTAGAGACAACGACTACAGTG ACTCCACTCAGGGAtggctgtcctggatctgcaatgttattgtctgcttcaTGGTCTATATCTGCACCTTCATAACCTTCCCCATATCAGGCTGGTTCGTACTGAAG GTTGTCCCTAACTACCAGCGCATCGTAGTGTTCCGTCTGGGCAGAGTACGTCCTCCTAAAGGGCCAGGAGTGGTGTTGGTTCTGCCTCTTATTGACCAGTGGCAGAGAGTTGACCTACGAACCCGGGCCTTCAACATCCCTCCatgccag GTTACTACCAGGGACGGAGGTGTGGTGTCTGTAGGAGCAGATATCCAGTTCCGTATCTGGAGCCCGGTGATGTCAGTGGTGTCGGTTCAGGATCTTAACGCCTCCACACGCCTCACTGCCCACAACGCCATGACAACCAGCCTGGGCAGGAAGAGCGTCAGGGAGATTCAGACTGAGCGAATCAAACTGGGAGAATACCTTGGG ATGGACATCAATGAGATGACCAAGCCTTGGGGTCTGGAGGTAGACAGGGTAGAGCTGACTGTAGGTGCTGTCCTGAAGCCCCCAGAGGACTATCCATCTGGGCCTGGCTCGGTCATCCTACCCCCCTCTATTCCTGGTCTTGAGGGCCTGGCCGGACCCATACAACAACTGGCGATGCACTTCCTGGGCAATATGGCTGGCGGTAACACTGGAGCTCCCCTGGTTAGGACAG AGGACAGCATCAGCTTCACAGACGAGGTGAGCAGTGCTCCCCTGGCTATAAGTCGTACCGGAGCCGGGGATGAAGCTGTAACCAGGCCCATGTCAGTGCTGAAACTGATGGAGGGCCTTCTCCTCTCAGAGTCTCTGGTCAGTCAGGTGGGAGCCTgcttcctgttcctcctccaatCACCTGATGGACAACAGACAAGCTATTACTTAGACCTCAGCCAAG GTAGTGGTTCAGCCGGACCAGGTCCCCCTCCAGAGGGCCAGGTACCAGACGTCACCCTCAGTATGACGGACCAGGACCTGCAGGCTATGTTCGAGGGAACCCTACGACCCTTCGCAGCCTACACCACTGGACGACTCAAGGTCCAGGGAGACCTGAAGACTGCCATGAAGCTGGAGGAAGTCATCAAGCTACTCAGGCCTTAA